In Bufo gargarizans isolate SCDJY-AF-19 chromosome 5, ASM1485885v1, whole genome shotgun sequence, the following are encoded in one genomic region:
- the RPUSD2 gene encoding RNA pseudouridylate synthase domain-containing protein 2 isoform X2, whose translation MSLKRKEPEGESKRGGDRRKKPRGEDGEGRYVPPPSKRRAGISFGDEHFAETESYTESGLRKDNDFLRNTVHRHEPPVTAQPLRILAESEDIVVVDKPSSLPVHPCGRFRHNTVIFILGKEHNMKELHTIHRLDRLTSGVLMFAKTPDVSKKMAELVRERKVEKEYVCRVCGEFPEETVTCEEPIMVVSYKIGVCRVHPEGKPSKTVFQRLSYNGKSSVVKCFPYTGRTHQIRVHLQYLGHPIVNDPVYNTEAWGPNRGKKGEINKTNEELLRTLIEEHKSKQSLDILDVAEDDLLVLKSGQSEDVPPGSLSVPNTLPAETDPACPPKDSSLGDDSNVHEDDEVTETSSADTGGKGQGLLDPLCGECKIIRPDPSPEDLIMYLHALRYKGDHFDYSTDLPEWADDHWVDGLRPNVSDLK comes from the exons ATGTCTCTGAAGAGGAAGGAGCCGGAGGGAGAGAGCAAGAGAGGCGGTGACCGGAGGAAGAAGCCCCGCGGGGAGGACGGGGAAGGGCGCTACGTGCCGCCGCCCTCCAAGCGGAGGGCCGGGATCAGTTTCGGAGACGAACATTTCGCTGAGACCGAATCGTACACGGAGAGCGGGCTGCGGAAG GATAATGATTTCCTCAGGAACACTGTGCATCGCCACGAGCCTCCGGTAACCGCGCAGCCCCTGCGCATCCTGGCCGAAAGTGAAGACATTGTGGTTGTGGATAAACCGTCCTCCCTGCCGGTCCATCCCTGTGGTCGCTTCCGACACAACACGGTCATTTTCATTTTGGGCAAAGAGCACAACATGAAAGAACTTCATACCATCCACCGCTTGGATCGTCTAACCTCTGGTGTACTCATGTTTGCCAAGACCCCAGATGTGTCAAAGAAGATGGCAGAACTAGTACGGGAGAGGAAG GTAGAGAAGGAGTATGTGTGTAGAGTCTGTGGGGAATTTCCTGAAGAAACGGTGACCTGTGAGGAGCCCATAATGGTCGTCTCCTACAAGATTGGTGTATGTCGTGTGCATCCCGAAGGGAAACCCTCCAAAACGGTCTTCCAGAGACTTAGCTACAATGGTAAATCGAGTGTTGTGAAGTGCTTCCCTTACACGGGCCGTACGCATCAAATCCGAGTTCACTTACAGTATTTAGGGCACCCTATTGTCAATGACCCGGTCTACAACACAGAAGCATGGGGTCCCAACAGAGGGAAGAAGGGGGAAATTAACAAGACAAACGAAGAACTCTTGCGCACCTTAAtagaagagcataagtcaaagcAAAGCCTGGACATCTTGGATGTTGCGGAAGATGATCTTCTAGTCTTGAAAAGTGGGCAGAGTGAAGATGTGCCCCCGGGGTCACTGTCTGTGCCAAATACCCTGCCGGCGGAGACAGACCCAGCATGTCCTCCTAAAGACTCATCATTGGGTGACGATAGCAATGTACATGAAGATGATGAAGTTACAGAAACCTCATCTGCTGATACAGGGGGGAAGGGGCAGGGACTACTAGACCCCCTGTGTGGAGAATGTAAGATTATACGGCCAGACCCTTCTCCCGAAGACCTGATAATGTATCTTCATGCATTGCGCTATAAGGGGGACCATTTTGACTATTCCACAGACTTGCCTGAATGGGCAGATGACCACTGGGTGGATGGACTAAGACCTAACGTCAGTGATCTAAAATAA
- the RPUSD2 gene encoding RNA pseudouridylate synthase domain-containing protein 2 isoform X1, which yields MSLKRKEPEGESKRGGDRRKKPRGEDGEGRYVPPPSKRRAGISFGDEHFAETESYTESGLRKVRPYYFDFETYCKGRWVGKSLLDVFSQEFRAEPLEYYKLAARAGRLRLNREPVQDLSVVLKDNDFLRNTVHRHEPPVTAQPLRILAESEDIVVVDKPSSLPVHPCGRFRHNTVIFILGKEHNMKELHTIHRLDRLTSGVLMFAKTPDVSKKMAELVRERKVEKEYVCRVCGEFPEETVTCEEPIMVVSYKIGVCRVHPEGKPSKTVFQRLSYNGKSSVVKCFPYTGRTHQIRVHLQYLGHPIVNDPVYNTEAWGPNRGKKGEINKTNEELLRTLIEEHKSKQSLDILDVAEDDLLVLKSGQSEDVPPGSLSVPNTLPAETDPACPPKDSSLGDDSNVHEDDEVTETSSADTGGKGQGLLDPLCGECKIIRPDPSPEDLIMYLHALRYKGDHFDYSTDLPEWADDHWVDGLRPNVSDLK from the exons ATGTCTCTGAAGAGGAAGGAGCCGGAGGGAGAGAGCAAGAGAGGCGGTGACCGGAGGAAGAAGCCCCGCGGGGAGGACGGGGAAGGGCGCTACGTGCCGCCGCCCTCCAAGCGGAGGGCCGGGATCAGTTTCGGAGACGAACATTTCGCTGAGACCGAATCGTACACGGAGAGCGGGCTGCGGAAGGTCCGCCCTTACTACTTTGACTTCGAGACGTACTGCAAGGGGCGCTGGGTGGGGAAAAGCCTGCTGGACGTGTTCAGCCAGGAGTTCCGGGCCGAGCCGCTGGAGTACTACAAGCTGGCGGCCCGGGCCGGGAGGCTGCGGCTCAACCGGGAGCCGGTGCAGGACCTGAGCGTGGTGCTGAAG GATAATGATTTCCTCAGGAACACTGTGCATCGCCACGAGCCTCCGGTAACCGCGCAGCCCCTGCGCATCCTGGCCGAAAGTGAAGACATTGTGGTTGTGGATAAACCGTCCTCCCTGCCGGTCCATCCCTGTGGTCGCTTCCGACACAACACGGTCATTTTCATTTTGGGCAAAGAGCACAACATGAAAGAACTTCATACCATCCACCGCTTGGATCGTCTAACCTCTGGTGTACTCATGTTTGCCAAGACCCCAGATGTGTCAAAGAAGATGGCAGAACTAGTACGGGAGAGGAAG GTAGAGAAGGAGTATGTGTGTAGAGTCTGTGGGGAATTTCCTGAAGAAACGGTGACCTGTGAGGAGCCCATAATGGTCGTCTCCTACAAGATTGGTGTATGTCGTGTGCATCCCGAAGGGAAACCCTCCAAAACGGTCTTCCAGAGACTTAGCTACAATGGTAAATCGAGTGTTGTGAAGTGCTTCCCTTACACGGGCCGTACGCATCAAATCCGAGTTCACTTACAGTATTTAGGGCACCCTATTGTCAATGACCCGGTCTACAACACAGAAGCATGGGGTCCCAACAGAGGGAAGAAGGGGGAAATTAACAAGACAAACGAAGAACTCTTGCGCACCTTAAtagaagagcataagtcaaagcAAAGCCTGGACATCTTGGATGTTGCGGAAGATGATCTTCTAGTCTTGAAAAGTGGGCAGAGTGAAGATGTGCCCCCGGGGTCACTGTCTGTGCCAAATACCCTGCCGGCGGAGACAGACCCAGCATGTCCTCCTAAAGACTCATCATTGGGTGACGATAGCAATGTACATGAAGATGATGAAGTTACAGAAACCTCATCTGCTGATACAGGGGGGAAGGGGCAGGGACTACTAGACCCCCTGTGTGGAGAATGTAAGATTATACGGCCAGACCCTTCTCCCGAAGACCTGATAATGTATCTTCATGCATTGCGCTATAAGGGGGACCATTTTGACTATTCCACAGACTTGCCTGAATGGGCAGATGACCACTGGGTGGATGGACTAAGACCTAACGTCAGTGATCTAAAATAA